The genomic segment CCGGGAACCGGCGGTTCGTTCAGTAACCTCTGCCCGACTTCTGGCGACACCGCGAACACCAGTTCGAAATCCTCCCCGTCGCCCAGCGCGTGCATGAGCGGCGTTCGGCCCGATGTTGCGCTCAGCGTGCGTGCGGCGTCCGCAATGGGAATTCGCTCGGCCACCAGAACCGCCCCACAGGCACTCTCCGCGCAGATGTGGTTGACATCGGCGGCGAGGCCGTCGCTGATATCGATCATCGCGTGAATTTCGACGGTCGCGTGGAGACAGAGCGCTTCGCGCACACGCGGCGTGAAGTCGAGGTGGTGGCCGAGGATGCTCCCGCCGAGCGGACCGGTAACGAACAACCAGTCGCCCGGTTTGGCGCCGTTGCGGCGCACCGGGCCGCGCGCGGTCGCTTCGCCGAGCGCCGTGACCGAGATCGCGAGCTTGCCGTCCCAACTGTTCGTGTCGCCCCCCACAAGCGCCACGCCGAACGCGTCTGCCACGTCGCGGAGACCGAGGTACAGTTCTCGGGCGAGATCGATCCCGTGCGGGGAACCTACCCCCCCAGTCCCCGAAGCCCCCCCCCCCCAGCCCCCATCCTGAAGGGAGGGGGAGGAAGAGGAAGAACCTAACCCCCCAACCTCCTTCCCTGAGAGGGAAGGTGGAGAAAGAACTGGGCGCTCTTCGGTTTTAAGCCCCTCTCCCCTTGGGGAAGGGGTTGGGGAGGGTGCTTCCTGTTGCTCCCCTCCCT from the Frigoriglobus tundricola genome contains:
- a CDS encoding thiamine-phosphate kinase, with protein sequence MAGEFEYIAWLRSQTPDDPRVVIGPGDDCAALLPGSRPLLVTTDMLMDGTDFVLASVGPRRAGRKAMSVNLSDIAAMAGVPTAAVVSVALPKGPTPSPALKGGEQQEAPSPTPSPRGEGLKTEERPVLSPPSLSGKEVGGLGSSSSSPSLQDGGWGGGASGTGGVGSPHGIDLARELYLGLRDVADAFGVALVGGDTNSWDGKLAISVTALGEATARGPVRRNGAKPGDWLFVTGPLGGSILGHHLDFTPRVREALCLHATVEIHAMIDISDGLAADVNHICAESACGAVLVAERIPIADAARTLSATSGRTPLMHALGDGEDFELVFAVSPEVGQRLLNEPPVPGLTKIGECVESGLWLEEGGVRKPLTPTGWVHDL